One Streptomyces sp. NBC_00223 genomic window carries:
- a CDS encoding uridine kinase — protein MQLTPITWPRMAEALAARIAAGPPPGPWWRVAVDGAPAARTGELADALAAELPALGHPVLRVRATGFLRPASLRLEYGHEDADAYYQLWLDTGALRREVLEPLGPGGTGRVLPSLRDPVTDRSTRADYVQLPPGGVLLLDGPLLLGQGLPLDLTVHLRLSRGALERRTAEAERWTLPAYERYAREALPEETADVTVRADDPRHPAWTG, from the coding sequence GTGCAGTTGACCCCCATCACCTGGCCCCGGATGGCCGAAGCCCTCGCCGCGCGCATCGCGGCCGGCCCGCCACCCGGCCCCTGGTGGCGCGTCGCCGTGGACGGCGCCCCCGCCGCCCGTACCGGGGAACTCGCCGACGCGCTCGCCGCGGAACTGCCCGCGCTCGGGCACCCCGTGCTGCGGGTCCGTGCCACCGGCTTCCTGCGGCCCGCGTCCCTGCGGCTGGAGTACGGCCACGAGGACGCCGACGCCTACTACCAACTCTGGCTGGACACGGGCGCGTTGCGCCGCGAAGTGCTCGAACCCCTCGGCCCCGGCGGCACCGGCCGCGTACTGCCGTCGCTGCGCGACCCCGTCACCGACCGTTCGACCCGCGCCGACTATGTACAACTGCCGCCCGGCGGAGTGCTGTTGCTGGACGGCCCGCTGCTGCTCGGGCAGGGGCTGCCGCTCGACCTGACGGTCCATCTGCGGCTGTCGCGCGGCGCGTTGGAGCGGCGGACGGCGGAGGCCGAGCGGTGGACGCTGCCCGCGTACGAGCGTTACGCGCGCGAGGCGCTGCCGGAGGAGACCGCCGACGTGACGGTCCGCGCGGACGACCCGCGGCACCCCGCCTGGACCGGCTGA
- a CDS encoding GNAT family N-acetyltransferase, whose product MTVAIAPLTTEHIPQAAQRYDRWFARARRPPSQRSWLADGPVRGEELLGRLNSAPGLEAVRALDADGGMIGHLAAVPLDLAPDDPAALRSHPRAALIPHGGHALPSGRESEVLRGLYARVAERLVADRRFVHYVEVPAGETATDPWSDLGFGRELVHGLMAVKARGRQPRGVDGLGIRRAGLGDLPQIGRMAAESSRRQREAAMFQPQPEGALAALRLHYADALGDPRWGAWIASRRGEEIGMVLVGPAAPDPVIPESCVELVEAYVEPPARGEGISRVLLATALAWAYDNGHRYMSARWRSGSPLAAGHWPAVGFRPVAYRLARTLDARMGGAAGTY is encoded by the coding sequence ATGACTGTCGCCATCGCGCCGCTGACCACCGAACACATACCCCAGGCCGCGCAGCGGTACGACCGCTGGTTCGCCCGCGCGCGGCGCCCGCCCTCACAGCGGTCCTGGCTGGCCGACGGTCCGGTACGGGGTGAGGAACTGCTCGGCAGGCTCAACTCCGCACCCGGGCTCGAAGCGGTACGCGCGCTGGACGCGGACGGCGGCATGATCGGGCACCTCGCCGCCGTGCCGCTCGACCTCGCGCCCGACGACCCCGCGGCGCTGCGCAGCCATCCGCGCGCCGCCCTGATCCCGCACGGCGGCCACGCGCTGCCCTCCGGGCGGGAGAGCGAGGTGCTGCGCGGGCTCTACGCCCGGGTGGCCGAACGTCTCGTCGCCGACCGCCGGTTCGTCCACTACGTCGAGGTGCCCGCCGGGGAGACCGCCACGGACCCCTGGTCCGACCTCGGCTTCGGGCGGGAACTCGTGCACGGGCTGATGGCCGTCAAGGCGCGCGGCCGGCAGCCGCGCGGGGTGGACGGCCTGGGCATCCGCCGGGCGGGGCTCGGGGATCTGCCGCAGATCGGCCGGATGGCCGCGGAGTCCTCGCGCAGGCAGCGCGAGGCCGCGATGTTCCAGCCGCAGCCGGAGGGGGCGCTGGCCGCGCTGCGGCTGCACTACGCCGACGCGCTCGGCGATCCGCGCTGGGGCGCGTGGATCGCCTCCCGGCGGGGGGAGGAGATCGGGATGGTGCTGGTCGGGCCCGCGGCGCCCGATCCGGTGATACCCGAGTCGTGCGTCGAGCTGGTGGAGGCGTATGTGGAGCCTCCCGCTCGGGGGGAGGGGATCAGCAGGGTGCTGCTGGCGACGGCGCTGGCGTGGGCGTACGACAACGGGCACCGGTACATGTCGGCGCGGTGGCGCTCGGGGTCGCCGCTGGCCGCTGGGCACTGGCCGGCGGTGGGGTTCCGGCCGGTGGCGTACAGGCTCGCGCGGACGCTGGATGCCCGGATGGGCGGGGCGGCCGGCACGTACTGA
- a CDS encoding M23 family metallopeptidase: MPAKGQHRKPRRLNRLTRVCIAAGTGGAALALPLVSAVNASAATPAAASAEARTTTVATASAHGAEHHKGGKAKTYDVVSGDTLSKIAVTHHVPGGWHRLYHENKSVIGSDPNLIHPGQHLTLRGAHVEKPLVAKPESAPAKPAAPAKPAPAKPAPAKPAPAKPAPAKPAPQQPTAKDTTVSTTDTAAATASSSTGYMKPVGNAAIGTGYKASGSLWSSGSHTGVDFLVGSGTPVHAVAAGTVVSAGADGAYGNDVIIKHADGKYTLYGHLTKPLVSAGQTVTEGQEIGISGATGNVTGPHLHFEVRTTPNYGSDIDPVAYMASHGVTI, translated from the coding sequence ATGCCCGCAAAGGGACAGCATCGCAAGCCCCGCCGCCTCAACCGCCTCACCCGTGTCTGCATCGCCGCCGGCACCGGAGGCGCCGCCCTCGCACTGCCGCTGGTCAGCGCCGTGAACGCGTCGGCCGCCACCCCCGCGGCCGCGTCGGCCGAGGCCCGCACGACGACCGTCGCCACCGCGTCCGCGCACGGCGCCGAGCACCACAAGGGCGGGAAGGCCAAGACCTACGACGTGGTCAGCGGCGACACACTGTCGAAGATCGCGGTCACGCACCACGTGCCCGGCGGCTGGCACCGGCTCTACCACGAGAACAAGTCGGTCATCGGCTCCGACCCGAACCTGATCCACCCGGGCCAGCACCTCACGCTGCGTGGCGCCCACGTCGAGAAGCCGCTCGTGGCCAAGCCCGAGTCGGCCCCGGCCAAGCCCGCCGCGCCCGCGAAGCCCGCGCCCGCGAAGCCCGCGCCCGCGAAGCCCGCGCCCGCGAAGCCCGCGCCCGCCAAGCCCGCGCCGCAGCAGCCCACCGCCAAGGACACGACCGTGTCCACGACGGACACCGCAGCCGCCACCGCGAGCTCGTCCACCGGCTACATGAAGCCGGTCGGGAACGCCGCGATCGGGACGGGCTACAAGGCGTCCGGTTCGCTGTGGTCGAGCGGTTCGCACACCGGCGTGGACTTCCTCGTCGGCTCGGGCACCCCGGTGCACGCGGTCGCCGCGGGCACGGTGGTGTCGGCGGGCGCGGACGGCGCGTACGGCAACGACGTGATCATCAAGCACGCCGACGGCAAGTACACGCTGTACGGCCACCTGACGAAGCCGCTGGTCTCGGCCGGCCAGACGGTCACCGAGGGCCAGGAGATCGGCATCTCGGGCGCCACCGGCAACGTCACCGGACCTCACCTGCACTTCGAGGTCCGCACCACGCCGAACTACGGCTCCGACATCGACCCGGTCGCCTACATGGCCTCGCACGGCGTCACCATCTGA
- a CDS encoding helix-turn-helix transcriptional regulator gives MLYGRDGEAAALGTLLDEARAGRSGVLVLRGEAGIGKTALLEHTVAEAAGMTLVRGSGVEFEAELPYAGIQLLLRKALGSLDALPEPQRRALRAAFGLAAEGASEPMFVGLAVLSLLSDHAGDGPLLCVVDDAQWLDRASTDALVFAARRLDAEGIAMVFAARDGEGRFPAPGLAELRLTALDDTASAALLTDRGDRAGELGAAVRRRVLAEARGNPLALLELPLALRPGQPEPAGPDPLPLTSRLRMAFHGQISRLPPGTRTLLLLAAAEHSGAPDALVRAADRLGIGVADLPPAEKAGLVYVDDEDTLRFRHPLVRAAVHQRAPLPERLAVHRALAEAADPVRDADRRAWHLAAAATGPDEAVAAALQETAGRARERSGHAAAAAAYERAARLSTDPRARIERLVLAAESASEAGEIDRARAFAKQAARDADDADSTRDAGAAGSTEATDGPVLRARMLHVQALADFWQGAFPSAHRMLAEGAALAAGPDPARAARMLVQAAHTAWYLGADAVDDTMARLGALELSADAPIRPVADFLVGAMGRAARPVPPAVREAAAAARAARGGRVDPRDLVMLCGVGLALGQDADAYDLTTVLAEESRNSGGVGRLTTVLFFRAEAEIFAARHAEAEATASEGLRISRDAQQGQWVSQLSSVLAHVAAVRGDEEGCRTHVDRALSAGTGAAMAPGAPWAYWSQGLLELGLGRARSALDRLDLLTEPTVRHHICATRSVPDLVEAAVRLGVPERADEAFARFERWAERSGQGWAAALVARCRALRAPDARAEAYFAEALRAHDPHGRPMEAARTELLYGEWLRRARRSSEARGRLRTALDAFERLGAAPWADRARTELRASGASVTAGQQSRSVADEAGLTPQESQIVRLAARGLSNRDIAAQLFLSPRTVGYHLYKAYPKLGVVSRGELAPLFP, from the coding sequence ATGTTGTACGGACGGGACGGGGAAGCGGCCGCGCTCGGCACGCTGCTCGACGAGGCACGCGCGGGCCGCAGCGGCGTACTCGTGCTGCGCGGCGAGGCCGGTATCGGCAAGACCGCGCTGCTGGAGCACACGGTGGCCGAGGCCGCCGGAATGACCTTGGTACGCGGCTCGGGTGTCGAATTCGAGGCCGAACTGCCTTACGCCGGAATCCAGTTGCTGCTGCGCAAGGCGCTCGGCTCGCTGGACGCGCTGCCGGAGCCCCAACGCCGGGCGCTGCGGGCCGCGTTCGGGCTGGCGGCCGAGGGCGCGAGCGAGCCGATGTTCGTCGGCCTTGCCGTGCTGTCGCTGCTCTCGGACCACGCGGGCGACGGCCCGCTGCTGTGCGTGGTGGACGACGCCCAGTGGCTGGACCGCGCCTCCACCGACGCGCTGGTCTTCGCCGCCCGGCGGCTGGACGCCGAGGGCATCGCGATGGTCTTCGCGGCCCGCGACGGCGAGGGCCGCTTCCCCGCGCCCGGCCTGGCGGAACTGCGGCTGACCGCTCTGGACGACACCGCGTCGGCGGCCCTGCTCACCGACCGCGGCGACCGCGCCGGGGAACTGGGCGCGGCCGTACGGCGCCGGGTGCTGGCCGAGGCGCGGGGCAACCCGCTGGCGCTGCTGGAACTGCCGCTCGCCCTGCGCCCGGGACAGCCGGAGCCCGCGGGCCCGGACCCGCTGCCGCTGACCAGCCGGTTGCGGATGGCGTTCCACGGCCAGATCAGCCGGCTGCCTCCGGGCACCCGGACATTGCTGCTGCTGGCCGCCGCCGAGCACAGCGGCGCCCCGGACGCGCTTGTCCGGGCCGCCGACCGGCTCGGCATCGGCGTGGCGGACCTGCCGCCGGCCGAGAAGGCCGGACTCGTCTATGTGGACGACGAGGACACGCTGCGGTTCCGGCACCCGCTGGTACGGGCCGCGGTCCACCAGCGCGCGCCGCTGCCCGAGCGGTTGGCGGTCCACCGGGCGCTCGCGGAGGCGGCCGACCCGGTGCGCGACGCCGACCGCAGGGCCTGGCATCTGGCGGCCGCCGCCACCGGCCCGGACGAAGCGGTGGCCGCCGCGCTCCAGGAGACCGCGGGCCGGGCCCGGGAGCGCAGCGGCCACGCCGCCGCGGCCGCCGCCTACGAGCGGGCCGCGCGGCTCAGCACCGACCCCCGGGCCCGGATCGAACGGCTGGTGCTGGCCGCCGAGTCGGCCTCCGAGGCGGGCGAGATCGACCGGGCCAGGGCCTTCGCGAAGCAGGCCGCGCGGGACGCCGACGACGCCGACAGCACCCGCGACGCCGGGGCGGCCGGGTCCACCGAGGCGACGGACGGCCCGGTGCTGCGGGCCAGGATGCTGCACGTCCAGGCGCTGGCGGACTTCTGGCAGGGCGCGTTCCCCAGCGCCCACCGGATGCTGGCCGAAGGCGCGGCGCTCGCGGCCGGGCCGGACCCGGCGCGCGCGGCCCGGATGCTGGTGCAGGCCGCGCACACCGCCTGGTATCTGGGCGCGGACGCGGTCGACGACACCATGGCCCGGCTGGGCGCGCTCGAACTGTCCGCCGACGCGCCGATCCGGCCGGTCGCCGACTTCCTGGTCGGCGCGATGGGCCGGGCCGCGCGTCCGGTGCCGCCGGCCGTGCGCGAGGCCGCCGCGGCGGCCCGGGCGGCGCGCGGCGGCCGGGTCGACCCGCGGGACCTGGTGATGCTCTGCGGGGTCGGCCTGGCGCTCGGCCAGGACGCGGACGCGTACGACCTGACCACCGTGCTCGCCGAGGAGAGCCGGAACAGCGGGGGCGTCGGGCGGCTGACCACGGTGCTGTTCTTCCGCGCGGAGGCGGAGATCTTCGCGGCCCGCCACGCCGAGGCCGAGGCGACCGCGAGCGAGGGCCTGCGGATCTCGCGGGACGCGCAACAGGGCCAGTGGGTCAGCCAGTTGAGCAGCGTACTGGCCCATGTCGCGGCGGTCCGCGGCGACGAGGAGGGCTGCCGTACGCATGTGGACCGGGCGCTGTCGGCGGGCACGGGCGCGGCCATGGCCCCGGGCGCGCCCTGGGCGTACTGGTCGCAGGGCCTGCTCGAACTCGGCCTGGGCCGCGCCCGGTCGGCGCTCGACCGGCTCGACCTGCTGACCGAGCCGACCGTACGGCACCACATCTGCGCCACCCGCAGCGTCCCGGATCTGGTGGAGGCGGCGGTACGGCTCGGGGTGCCGGAGCGGGCCGACGAGGCGTTCGCCCGGTTCGAGCGGTGGGCCGAGCGGTCGGGGCAGGGCTGGGCGGCGGCGCTGGTGGCCCGCTGCCGGGCGCTGCGGGCTCCGGACGCGCGGGCGGAGGCGTACTTCGCCGAGGCGCTGCGCGCGCACGACCCGCACGGGCGGCCGATGGAGGCGGCGCGCACCGAGCTGCTGTACGGCGAGTGGCTGCGGCGGGCCCGGCGCAGCAGCGAGGCGCGCGGGCGGCTGCGGACCGCGCTCGACGCCTTCGAACGGCTGGGCGCGGCGCCCTGGGCGGACCGGGCGCGTACCGAACTGCGCGCCTCCGGAGCCTCGGTGACGGCTGGTCAGCAGTCCCGCTCGGTGGCCGACGAGGCCGGACTCACCCCGCAGGAGTCGCAGATCGTACGGCTGGCGGCGCGGGGGCTGTCCAACCGGGACATCGCCGCGCAGCTCTTCCTCAGTCCGCGGACGGTCGGCTACCACCTGTACAAGGCGTATCCGAAGCTGGGGGTCGTCTCGCGCGGCGAGCTGGCGCCGCTCTTCCCCTGA
- the rho gene encoding transcription termination factor Rho, with amino-acid sequence MTEILERPPVQRDLPRTVAGVLDIGGAQGRLRGAEWAATPDDVQVPQALIRKAGLRKGDLVEGRTLRPGVLAEVLLVNGTAPTGRERPHFGDLTPLHPRERLRLESGRLKGSGAVAGRLIDLMAPVGKGQRGLIVSPPKAGKTVLLQSIAAAIEANHPEVHLMVVLLDERPEEVTDMRRSVRGEVIASTFDQPAKHHIAVAELAVERAKRLVELGQDVVILLDSLTRLCRAHNTATTGVGRTLSGGVDAGALLGPKRVFGAARLAEEGGSLTILATALVDTGSRADGFFYEELKSTGNMELHLDRSLAERRIFPALDIVTSWTRREELLQPAGDLSVIRGLRRALHGRDAQSGLEVLLERIRQTPDNTAFLRQIQSTLPVADA; translated from the coding sequence ATGACTGAGATTCTCGAACGCCCCCCTGTTCAGCGGGACTTGCCGCGAACGGTGGCGGGCGTGCTCGACATCGGCGGCGCTCAGGGCCGCCTGCGGGGCGCCGAATGGGCGGCGACCCCCGACGACGTACAGGTCCCCCAGGCGCTGATCCGCAAGGCCGGGCTGCGCAAGGGGGACCTGGTGGAGGGCCGGACCCTCCGGCCCGGCGTCCTCGCGGAAGTGCTGCTGGTCAACGGCACGGCACCGACCGGCCGGGAGCGCCCGCACTTCGGCGATCTGACGCCGCTTCACCCTCGGGAGCGGCTGCGGCTGGAGAGCGGGCGGCTCAAGGGCTCGGGCGCGGTGGCCGGGCGGCTGATCGATCTGATGGCGCCGGTCGGCAAGGGCCAGCGCGGGCTGATCGTCTCGCCGCCCAAGGCCGGCAAGACCGTCCTGCTCCAGAGCATCGCGGCCGCGATCGAGGCCAACCACCCCGAGGTCCATCTGATGGTGGTGCTGCTCGACGAGCGCCCCGAAGAGGTCACCGACATGCGCAGAAGCGTACGTGGCGAGGTGATCGCCTCGACCTTCGACCAGCCCGCCAAGCACCACATCGCGGTCGCGGAACTGGCCGTCGAGCGGGCCAAGCGGCTGGTGGAACTGGGCCAGGACGTGGTGATCCTGCTGGACTCGCTGACCCGGCTGTGCCGCGCGCACAACACGGCGACGACCGGCGTCGGCCGTACACTCTCCGGCGGTGTGGACGCGGGGGCGCTGCTCGGCCCGAAGCGGGTGTTCGGCGCGGCGCGGCTGGCCGAGGAGGGCGGTTCGCTGACGATCCTGGCGACCGCGCTGGTCGACACCGGTTCGCGGGCCGACGGCTTCTTCTACGAGGAGCTGAAGAGCACGGGCAACATGGAACTGCACCTGGACCGTTCGCTGGCCGAGCGGCGGATCTTCCCGGCGCTCGACATCGTGACGTCGTGGACCCGCCGTGAGGAACTGTTGCAGCCGGCCGGCGATCTGTCGGTGATCCGCGGCCTGCGCCGGGCGCTGCACGGCCGCGACGCCCAGTCCGGCCTGGAGGTCCTGCTGGAACGCATCCGCCAGACCCCGGACAACACGGCCTTCCTCCGCCAGATCCAAAGCACCCTCCCCGTGGCGGACGCGTAA
- a CDS encoding restriction endonuclease → MSRRSPGLVSAWAEIQRQQQRQTEAQHRARERQQREDERRQRAAERAQARSHREEQAAYRRRREDDVRRRTDELDARNAELAGLLRNGCDRPVFSPTALLAPEVLEPFAPGRLAEPIAMPRPESYGAGQRSGRFLGGGRQEQAARERYEHDLRAARAAEAQRQAQLAAYQQQYRDWADRRLAEIRRHNAGIQETLAGVRRREPEAVVDYLTGALYASRAWPEGLPRQVSATFEAPEHRLVLNWELPSFAVVPDVSAVRYMPGADRDKEVARPVTERRAAYRDLLAQCLLLVLRELFGADGFGLLESVVLNGFVDDTDPATGHRTEVFLATAIVSRADFTAVNLAQVNAVDCLVDGLRGELSARPDRRTPVVPIRLPGDSGREVVSHGGGEEPDLLTMDPLAFEELVAELFRAMGMRAVTTVRSGDGGVDVDALDPDPIRGGKIVVQVKRYRNTVSPSAVRDLYGTVQSNGANKGVLITTSGFGPTSHTFANGKPLTLVSGTDLVELLHQHGLGGRLGGAAPSTSDPARGIDDEPEASVLGMWWSGRVRLDVCALVCRGGRALGDDHFVFYNNPATPDGSVRMMPGLGEDKAAIWVSFDRLPAAADRVVLVAAVDPEADPDADLAEFTDARIRLTDPSGSEAGRIEVSDGRPGETALVLGSFRKRAGGDWDFVTGGKGYPGPGGLVDLVQEHGIEVE, encoded by the coding sequence ATGAGCCGTCGTTCGCCCGGACTGGTGTCCGCGTGGGCCGAGATCCAGCGTCAGCAGCAACGGCAGACGGAGGCCCAGCACCGGGCCCGGGAGCGGCAGCAGCGGGAGGACGAACGCCGGCAGCGGGCCGCCGAGCGCGCGCAGGCCCGCAGCCACCGCGAGGAACAGGCGGCCTACCGCCGGCGCCGCGAGGACGACGTGCGTCGGCGCACCGATGAACTCGACGCCAGGAACGCCGAGTTGGCGGGCCTGCTGCGCAACGGCTGTGACCGGCCGGTCTTCTCCCCCACCGCTCTGCTGGCGCCCGAGGTGCTGGAGCCCTTCGCGCCGGGACGGCTCGCCGAGCCCATCGCGATGCCGCGCCCCGAGAGCTACGGGGCCGGGCAGCGCTCCGGCCGTTTCCTCGGCGGCGGCCGCCAGGAGCAGGCGGCCAGGGAGCGCTACGAGCACGATCTGCGGGCGGCGCGGGCCGCCGAGGCCCAGCGGCAGGCTCAACTGGCCGCCTACCAGCAGCAGTACCGGGACTGGGCGGACCGGCGACTCGCCGAGATACGGCGGCACAACGCCGGGATCCAGGAGACCCTGGCCGGGGTGCGCAGGCGCGAACCCGAGGCGGTGGTCGACTATCTGACGGGCGCGCTGTACGCGTCGCGGGCGTGGCCCGAGGGCCTGCCCCGCCAGGTGTCCGCGACCTTCGAGGCGCCGGAACATCGGCTGGTGCTCAACTGGGAGCTGCCGTCCTTCGCCGTCGTACCCGATGTGTCCGCCGTGCGCTACATGCCGGGCGCGGACCGGGACAAGGAGGTGGCCCGGCCGGTCACCGAGCGTCGCGCCGCCTACCGTGACCTGCTGGCGCAGTGTCTGCTGCTGGTGCTGCGCGAGCTGTTCGGCGCCGACGGGTTCGGGCTGCTGGAGTCCGTCGTGCTCAACGGCTTCGTGGACGACACCGACCCGGCCACCGGACACCGTACGGAGGTGTTCCTGGCCACCGCGATCGTCTCCAGGGCCGACTTCACGGCCGTGAACCTGGCCCAGGTCAACGCGGTGGACTGCCTGGTCGACGGTCTGCGCGGGGAGCTGTCCGCGCGGCCCGACCGGCGGACGCCGGTGGTGCCGATCCGGCTGCCCGGCGACTCGGGCCGCGAGGTGGTCTCGCACGGCGGCGGCGAGGAGCCCGACCTGCTGACCATGGACCCGCTGGCGTTCGAGGAGCTGGTCGCCGAGCTGTTCCGGGCCATGGGGATGCGGGCGGTCACCACCGTACGGTCCGGTGACGGCGGGGTGGACGTGGACGCGCTCGACCCGGACCCGATACGCGGCGGCAAGATCGTGGTGCAGGTCAAGCGCTACCGCAACACCGTCTCGCCCAGCGCCGTACGGGATCTGTACGGCACGGTGCAGAGCAACGGCGCCAACAAGGGCGTGCTCATCACCACTTCGGGCTTCGGCCCCACCTCGCACACCTTCGCCAACGGCAAGCCGCTGACCCTGGTGTCCGGCACCGACCTGGTCGAGCTGCTGCACCAGCACGGGCTGGGCGGGCGGCTCGGCGGGGCGGCCCCGAGCACCTCCGACCCGGCGCGGGGGATCGACGACGAACCCGAGGCGAGCGTGCTGGGCATGTGGTGGTCCGGCCGGGTGCGGCTGGACGTGTGCGCGCTGGTCTGCCGGGGCGGGCGGGCACTCGGCGACGACCACTTCGTCTTCTACAACAACCCTGCGACGCCGGACGGCAGTGTGCGGATGATGCCGGGGCTCGGGGAGGACAAGGCGGCGATCTGGGTGAGCTTCGACCGGCTGCCGGCGGCCGCGGACCGGGTGGTGCTGGTGGCGGCCGTCGACCCGGAGGCCGATCCGGACGCCGATCTGGCCGAGTTCACCGACGCCCGGATCAGGCTCACCGACCCCTCGGGCAGCGAGGCGGGCCGGATCGAGGTCTCGGACGGGCGGCCGGGCGAGACCGCGCTCGTGCTGGGGTCCTTCCGCAAGCGGGCCGGCGGGGACTGGGACTTCGTGACCGGCGGCAAGGGGTATCCGGGGCCGGGTGGGCTGGTGGATCTGGTGCAGGAGCACGGGATCGAGGTGGAGTGA
- a CDS encoding D-alanyl-D-alanine carboxypeptidase family protein translates to MTAFRPPLARRAPDRRRPRTRPRTRARTAAALTAVCCLTALPTLSALPAAASPGAVRTVGAVRSAVGSSDGGHGSSGSSASSEVVAGGALLAEPGVHVQQEDGVPSLPSGLSALAWTVSDARTGQVLAAKNAHRRLPPASCLKTLFADVVIPRFPGSTTHKVTDEDLAGIGEGSSLVGVQAGQTYTVADLWRGVFLASGNDAVHVLAHMNGSVPLTVEQMQAKAEMLGANDTHVVSPDGYDAPGQVSSAYDLAVFARAGLRNPDFAEYAGTKDAQFPGGYDTHGNYVASFGIQNTNRLLTGAQGVTPYPGVIGVKNGYTTNAGNTLIAAARHGDRTLIVTVMNPQSGVPQAVYTEATKLLDWGFDAVGRTSSVGTLNAARPVALQGAGTGAGAPPADDAKASSMPPRTPPSTPASARTASTSATAWYIGGALVLTAAACVLLLRRRSTSKPR, encoded by the coding sequence ATGACTGCCTTCCGTCCGCCGCTCGCCCGACGCGCCCCCGACCGCCGCCGACCGCGTACCCGGCCCCGGACCCGGGCCCGTACCGCCGCCGCGCTGACCGCCGTCTGCTGTCTGACCGCGCTGCCGACGCTGTCCGCGCTCCCCGCCGCCGCGTCCCCCGGCGCCGTGCGGACGGTCGGCGCCGTGCGGTCCGCCGTGGGGTCTTCCGACGGCGGGCACGGCTCGTCCGGCTCCTCGGCCTCCTCCGAGGTCGTGGCGGGCGGCGCGCTGCTGGCCGAGCCCGGGGTGCACGTACAGCAGGAGGACGGGGTGCCCTCGCTGCCCTCGGGGCTGTCCGCGCTGGCCTGGACGGTCTCGGACGCCCGTACCGGCCAGGTGCTCGCCGCGAAGAACGCCCACCGCAGGCTCCCGCCGGCCTCCTGTCTCAAGACGCTCTTCGCGGACGTCGTGATCCCCCGCTTCCCGGGCTCGACCACCCACAAGGTCACCGACGAGGACCTGGCGGGCATCGGCGAGGGCAGCAGCCTGGTCGGCGTGCAGGCCGGGCAGACGTACACCGTCGCCGACCTGTGGCGCGGGGTCTTCCTCGCCTCGGGCAACGACGCCGTGCACGTCCTGGCCCATATGAACGGCTCGGTGCCGCTCACCGTCGAGCAGATGCAGGCCAAGGCCGAGATGCTGGGCGCGAACGACACCCACGTCGTCTCGCCCGACGGCTACGACGCGCCCGGCCAGGTCTCGTCCGCGTACGACCTGGCCGTCTTCGCCCGCGCGGGCCTGCGCAACCCGGACTTCGCGGAGTACGCCGGCACCAAGGACGCCCAGTTCCCGGGCGGGTACGACACGCACGGGAACTACGTGGCGTCCTTCGGCATCCAGAACACCAACCGGCTGCTCACCGGGGCCCAGGGGGTGACCCCGTACCCGGGCGTGATCGGCGTGAAGAACGGTTACACCACCAACGCGGGCAACACCCTGATCGCCGCCGCCCGGCACGGTGACCGCACACTGATCGTCACGGTGATGAACCCGCAGTCCGGCGTGCCGCAGGCCGTCTACACCGAGGCGACCAAGCTGCTCGACTGGGGCTTCGACGCGGTGGGCCGTACCAGCTCGGTCGGCACCCTCAACGCCGCCCGCCCGGTCGCGCTCCAGGGCGCCGGCACCGGCGCAGGCGCCCCGCCGGCCGACGACGCCAAGGCCAGCTCCATGCCACCGCGCACCCCGCCCTCGACCCCCGCCTCGGCCCGCACGGCGTCCACCTCCGCGACGGCCTGGTACATCGGCGGCGCCCTGGTCCTGACAGCGGCCGCCTGCGTCCTTCTGCTCCGCCGCAGAAGCACGTCAAAGCCCCGCTGA
- a CDS encoding MBL fold metallo-hydrolase, with translation MGEQQRGGLDVRWHAGWPSAKHDPAPEIQTHAYDESTLIFRQNMSVHFEAPFVFLFLGADRALLLDTGATADPAHFPLRKVVDEAVARWLVRHPHPSYGLVIAHTHGHGDHIAADAQFADRPGTVTVGPGLDAVTAFYGLPRWPEGTAELDLGGRVLDVLPGPGHEPAATVFHDRRTGLLLTGDTLYPGHLYVRDLPEYSATVDRLLAFCARHPVTHVLGCHIEMTTTPGEDYPRGTTYQPDEPPLQLTPGHLRTLRDALAEAGGRPGVHRHDDFLLHLPE, from the coding sequence ATGGGTGAACAGCAGCGGGGCGGACTCGATGTCCGCTGGCACGCGGGGTGGCCGTCGGCGAAGCACGACCCGGCCCCCGAGATCCAGACTCACGCGTACGACGAGAGCACGCTGATCTTTCGGCAGAACATGTCGGTGCACTTCGAGGCGCCCTTTGTCTTCCTGTTCCTCGGCGCCGACCGCGCGCTGCTGCTGGACACCGGGGCCACCGCGGACCCCGCGCACTTCCCGCTGCGGAAGGTGGTGGACGAGGCGGTCGCGCGGTGGCTGGTCCGGCATCCGCACCCGTCGTACGGGCTGGTGATCGCGCACACCCACGGCCACGGGGACCACATCGCGGCGGACGCCCAGTTCGCCGACCGTCCCGGCACGGTGACGGTCGGCCCGGGGCTCGACGCGGTGACCGCTTTCTACGGTCTGCCGCGCTGGCCGGAGGGCACGGCGGAGCTGGACCTGGGCGGCCGGGTGCTCGACGTCCTGCCGGGGCCGGGCCACGAACCGGCCGCCACGGTCTTCCACGACCGCCGTACCGGCCTGCTGCTGACCGGCGACACCCTCTACCCGGGCCACCTCTACGTCCGCGACCTGCCCGAGTACTCCGCGACGGTCGACCGGCTGCTGGCCTTCTGCGCGCGGCACCCGGTCACGCATGTGCTGGGCTGCCACATCGAGATGACCACGACCCCCGGCGAGGACTACCCGCGCGGCACCACCTACCAGCCCGACGAGCCGCCGCTCCAGCTGACGCCCGGTCATCTGCGCACTCTGCGCGACGCGCTGGCCGAGGCTGGCGGCCGGCCCGGGGTCCACCGGCATGACGACTTCCTGCTGCACCTGCCCGAGTAA